CTAATTCATCAACTATTTTATATGCTAAACTATCATCTATAATTGGTGGACCAAAATTTtgatctaaataaaaataaattattatttatataaaaagaattaataagaattaataaaaaataaataaaaatgacgtactatataaataaatgcataCCAGAGACATTCTGTTTTATTCTATAGTATGGGCCATGATCCAATAAATTAAGTACAATATCTAATTCACCGACTTTAATTTCCTCTGGATTGTATAAAGGCATTTCGTATTCGTATTTCCACTAAGTAAATAATACATGCTGTGTATTTATTGCgttgaattgtttttttttttttttttttttttttttattatcattttaataccTTGTCGTGatgaaataattgttttacATCAAGAGAAAACTGTGCTATATAAGTTTTAACATCTCCACCCACATCATATATACTAATTTTAGGAGGAAAAGAGACCAACAATTGTTTGATTTCATTTGTTGtagatataaaatgtaatttgcAACCAATGTCTCTTAACTTGACTTTTTCTCCTAAAAAAACTGACATTTTAGAATGAACTGTCGACATAATTTCCGCTTTTGGATGATgaaatctataaaaaagaaaaaaaaaagaatatatttatttatattattcatattatagaCATAAGAATTTATTAGGATAAATTCTACCTGAACTCAATATTTTGTATTGCAGGTCCTGAAGATAATTTAATTGCAACTAACATTATATCcaaacaaaaacaatgataattttCCACATTTCTTGAATAATCTGTACTATTCGGTAATTGAGATTTTACtggtataaaattttcttgcaTTTCACAATTTGTTGGACGGatagttatattcttatgGTCAGAAATGATTCTTTCGCaagtatatttttcaaagtcaCCTGCAGGATTTCTATGCATATCGATTTCAGTAAATTTCTGAAATatgtttttcaaataaaatattaaaagttatcctcttttatttttgtttaggaaaatattacaaatggatgattataagataaaaatataggtGGTactttaaaagtatatattaccaactataaatattaaacattcAACTTAATTACTTGATTAaaggtattattatattcttcattatgTTCATTAATAGGTAACAGTGCCATATTATCTTCAGTTGTGAATACTTGATTAGTTTcataattatgtaaattttcttttgatccTATATACTGTAGTTTAAGTTGTAAATCTATATAAGACTGATCGTGTTCTATATCAATAggatgaaatatatttgtttgatTTAGATAGCATCGTTCATTTAGAATTGTTGTTTTGCCATTGGTAAATTGAAGTAAATCAGGAATATCGTTTATTAATGGTTGCAAATTAACTTGCTTTTGAATGACaatgttatctttatattttaaagatatattcAAATGTGGTTTTAATAGTAAATAGCTTTTTAATGTATCTAAAGAACTCCTAATTCTTACAACAATCTTTTCATTAAGAACCAAAGTTTTTTCAGAATCTTTTATAAAAGGTTTAAGTTTCAcatcattttctaatatataataccaaattgaaagattttcttttatatcattatttgaattttcaaGCAATAATGTATCCAACTTTATTACagtattcgatattatatttaaaagaaatatttcattgcaGAGATTCAATGGTCCTAATTGTATAAGTCGTTCTTCGTAAATTAAAGATGGAGTTATCATATTAGTTTTAGAAGTAGGACAATCGTATGGTTGTATATAATCCAACTAAAAcgcatacatatttaataaaaaaaaaaaaaaaaaaaaaaaagaaaaaaaaataaaaagccaTGCaacgttattgatattttaccTTCATCAAAGAATTTGAGGTAGCATATTCTCGATCTTCAATGCttaatgatagtaacaattCAGGTTTTTGTGCTCTAAGATCATTTTTCAATCCTAATAAAGTATGCCAGTTTGCTTTCGCATCTACTTCTTTACTTTTAGGTATAATCTGCGCAGATCTTATACTAAGAAGAATATatccaattttttctttattgttatgatcCTTTAAAGCAAAACATTCTAACTTTAAGGGAGTTTGTCCACATctcattctatatataaaagcttattataattattctattcacgtacaataatattttatcaaatattaatattacttttataatacatacttccttaaagaatttttatctgTTTCCCAAACTAAATCAGTTGCATATTGTGGATTTGAATTTGGTTCAATAATATCAGATTCTAAAGAATGACCATTTAATGTTGCAATAAGAATCGTTGGCTGTGAAATTTGTTCAAAACCTTTTCCTAGAGCATACGAATGACAACACatgcaaaatttttaattcacaATTAAATCAAAACAATTAAATAGCCTAAAATAAATACCTTCTTTAATACTAAGTACAATTTGAAGATTAGAACTTCCTAATTCATCCATGACGTCGGAAATTTGgattaattatgtataaaagaagattttgaaatatttaataagtcAATCAAGAAAACCTtgcttgaaattaattttaattagagAAGCTATTACCCGAAGGTAAATTATCcaaagaaaggataaatatCATGCGTTCGATAAATAAGgatagaataagaaaaaataatcataactgTTCAAAGGATCGatcttttatattcgataaaaataatacatatttttcgtGACATTTATTTGTATCACCCACGCAGTTACTTTCACCGTTCAAATATTTTTGGCGGCTTGCACTTAAAGATAAATTCaacatttaagaaaatatttctaatacaaTATTCTGATTGGTTCTCAATATAAAACGATCCATCGTTATTGGTGATGCGTGAtagtaaattgaaaataacattaggaaaattaatgatacgccgattttaataaataaaaattgtaataataacgatattgagatATTAATAGTtccatattatttcatttaatgaataataagttgtatacataaattataatacatagtataattaaattaaaccgCGACGATCGCTGATTGGTcgattctcttttatctcgtcgataataatcgGAAAAGTTTCGTGAAGCCAATGGAAATCTAACGGTACTTGAGAAAACGTTGACCAATGAACGACGTCGAATAAAAGACGCATGCGTATACATTTGTCTGACCCTGCCCCTCCAGTTGGCAACATTGTCGGCCTCGTAACAAATCTTATCCGTCTCCCCGAGTCGAGCGCGAGAGACGGGAGAGCGCAAACCTGTCCGCGATCGTTTCGTCCGCATCCGACTGGCCTTTCGGGGTAGCGTGTGCGCGTTCGCGCGATCACCACGGAGGCACGGAGGACTGTTGTGCTTGTGGGAAAAGATATTACGCTTTGCCATCGGTCAAAGGATAAAGGAGGGAAAACGAAAGAGTGgcaaggaaaggaaaaaacaaagaaagaaagaaagaaagagagagagagagagagagagagagagagagagagagagagagagagagggaaagaggcaCACGCTGGAAAGAACTCAACTGGCCGCACTCgagcgtgtgcgtgtgtgcgcgcgcgcgctctgTGGGATAACGGCGATCAGCCGTACTCTGGTGACACGAGCCCATGAACTCTTTCGCGAGCGACCGAAGaattcctcctccttcttctgcTCCCTTCCATCCTCCCTCCCGTACGTATAAACTTGGATGATTTCGCGCGTCTAAGCGTCatctctcttccctctttcattttcaccgAACCGTCCACACATTTCTTCACTCTCGTTACATCTAAAGGGATACCATACGTAACCGGAGAAAacgggggagaaagagagagagagagagagagagaaagaaagaaagagagagagagagagagagagagagaaagaaagaaagaaaaaaagagatagagagtgataTCGAGAATCGTGTAATAGTCGTGATCTCGCACGCGGCTCGACCGCTTCCGTAATGGAGGAACAGTCATCGGTGtgtgttgtcgtcgtcgtcgtgcgCAAGGAGGACGGTTGCCACGGCGATGCTCGTCGGTGTGGCTGAAACCGgacggattttttttttcgtttgggATCAACGTGCCTGGCCGGCCGGCCGGGTGACTGACAAGGACAGTGCGAAAATTTGATATGGGATCGTCCAGGGTCTTCGACTCGGCTCGGCCTCGCAACCGTCTGTGACAACCACTGGCCGCTTTGAGtagtgaaagaggaagaaggagatagTTAAGCTAGGTACTTATATAGGAGCAGAAagtagagagacagagagagagagagagagagagagagagaaagagagagagtgcgtgTAAGTAGCGAAAGAGTGCAaggctaaaagaaaaaagaacgaacgagagtgagtgagtgagaacgaacgaacgaacgaacgaacgaacgagcgagcaagcgagaaagaaagaaagagataggactACGCGAGAGGGTGTGGgtgagcgagaaagaaagaacgagagagaaagagagatagctgTAGGAGGAGCGGATAGtgaaggagggagaaagaaaacgatataGGTGGGTGCGCGCGTGAGCCTGCGGTGTGCACGTTCTTGCGCGCTAACCGCGCGTGTGTGCGTATTTTCTTGAGGTGGGTGTGCGATTGCATTTGCgtgcttgtgtgtgtgtgtgtgtgtgtgtgattagAGATAGGTTCGACGAGAGCGTGTCGGCCGCGTGTCGTGCTTTACCTTGCCGTTTGCGGCTGACTTAGCCGTGATTTCTTTCAACGTTCGACGATAAGTGTGGATAAGCATTTTGTCGTTGTTAAAATTCGGAAAGCGAAAGTGAGGTTAGAACGGCATGGGGATCGTTGATCTCGACGGAGTGaagttgttgttgtcgtcgtcgtcgtcgtcgtcgtcgtcgtcgtcgtcgcggCTATCGCggctgtcgtcgtcgtcgtcgtcgtcgccgtcgtcgtcgtcgtcgtcattgtcgtcgtcgtcgtcgtcattgtcatcgtacgtcctcgtcgtcgtcggagCTGTCGTCGGAGCTGTCGTCGGAGctgtcgccgtcgccgtcatcTTCGTCGTTGATCCTAATTTCGAAGCGTGACGGCGAAATTTTCTTTAGCAACGCCGCTGATTTAGGTGCTCCAGCTCGTATGGTGGTGTCCCTTCGTCCTTCCACCAGGAAGTCGCGTCTTCGTTGGCGTCTtcgaggaaggagaaaaaaaatagagagaatggAGATCCTTAAGCAGCGTTGCTTAACGACGACGAATAATATTGCCTTTACTGACCGTCTCCTGTGACGCGCGTGcaaggggggggagagagagagagagtgagagagagagagagagagagagagagagagaaaacgtatatacaatcgtatatgtatacgtgttcgcaatacatatagatatatacgtacgtacgtacatacacgtaGGGAGAGGGcagatcgaaagaaagaaagaaagaaagagagagaaagaaagagggagagaaagatatagaatttctctctcgctcgatTTAGTTATAGGAGGAAAGGAGAAGTGAGAGGAGGAACGTTCgaagattaaaattatcgttaaatcgtCGTCCTGTCAGGATGCAGAAGAGAGACGGCAGGGATGGCCGCGAGAAGGAGCTCGGCCGTGGCTCCGATCGCGATCAGCAGGACGCGGCGAAAAGGACCTCCCGTGGTAGTGGTAACGCCACGAGGTCCAATGTCCATTCCTCGAGGCATAGTGTCACCTCTTCATCCGCTGTGCTGATGGTTGGCCCGAATTTTCGGGTCGGCAAGAAAATTGGCTGTGGTAACTTCGGGGAACTTCGACTCGGTGagtcttatttttattattcataattttattatcatcatcatcattatcatcatcatcatcattatcatcatcattactattattattattattattagcagtagtattatcattattatacacGTACTTCGATTCGCTTTCAAGCCGCTTGGTTTTCCTTTGCGTGTTTCGTTAACTCGAGGTACATATAATATGAtcgaaaagatagagaaaatttaCTGATCGTAGCTAAGGGGAAGTGGTGTCTCGTTAGAAACGCGCCTTAAAAGTGGGTCATTTACCGGTGGGACGTCGTCGATAAAACAAAATGGAGCCAGGCGAGCGCGCCGTGTCGGTGCGGGTTCTTTTGCGAATCTAAGCGAAACACCTGGCTAGTCCCTACTACATGCAATTCTCTTCCGTTTCTTCCTATCTTACCGCCATCCTCGTCATTGAAACGAGTATTATTATGCGTGCTTTCTCTATCGTTTCCCGTTTCTATAGTTACGTTTATGCTCGTAAtatggtatgtatgtatgtatgtatgtatgtatgtatatatatgtgtgtgtgtgtgtgtgtgtgttatatataaaaatatatattttagcaTTCAACGTACGAATTCGGACGCATTGaaatttcttcgttctttgaagatttatttctaagtaatgtaaattattaactCTGTCAAGCTTAAACACACTTTTAATGAAAGTTTCCCCGATTCGGAACAAAAGTTTCTCTGTTCGCGATTGACATGAAGTACATAGGAGATTAAACTCTTCTTTGTAATTGTAGTTCCCTTGCGAAAGAAGCTTCTATCTTATCCACTAGCAGATTGCATATAGTAAACGATTATTCTTTATCTCTGGTAAGAAGCAACAGACATATTACAGCACGTcacgttattatacttactgaATGTACCGTGATGCCTcgttaaaacattaaaaataggACGTAAAACATAGCCGATCGCGATGTAATCCAGACTGTCTGACGCAAATGAAATTTCGACGTGACAATTACTTATCAAAAAGCGTTtcgaatacatataaatataaatataaatatatatatatatatatttcgtcgaAAAGTTTCCCGGGTCTTTCTAATCCACGTTGGAATACATTGAATATTCCTCTTGTACAAATACGCGAATTGCTCCTGTATACTATAACGAgacgataatttcaatattggACGTTCGATTTGCGAATGGATTTCGTCATAcccgtaaaattattttagggTACTATTGGATTCGAATATTGTTGAATCATTCGTTGCGCGAGCtaggtatttattttttttgacgaCATATCAAGGAAACGAATACGcagaaaatttttgaaaagaaaaatttttttcttattacatttattattaaattcttttactattacatttttacatcaacggataataatcgataacgttttcgttataataaggaaaaaataatcgaagaagAAATCCTTTTCTGAAAATGTCGTTAATCctggaaatttttattaaaggaaGAAATGTAATTTTGTATTGTAAGTACTTTCGCAGTTATGTCACTAAATAGGAAGATATGTTATTTCTGTCTTATCAGTTTTGTGTTATTAGATTCAGTGATGCttcgtaaatttttatcattattttgccTTTGCTCTTGCGATCATTGATAATTAAGATTCCATCGTATTAGAGCCGTATAATTACAAAACGAATTCAAATGTCATTAGTTAAGTCTAATCGacgttaaaaatttgttctggTCAAGAAAACAACtaagatagatatagagaacAAAACAGTATTCattgtttcttattaataaattatgattGTAAGAGatgaatatagatatattatatatgtagacACAGAACGAACTCCCTCTTtaactcgcataaatttatttatacttgcTAATAATGATTGTAGCCTACCTGTTCTTAAGCGTGaacaattcattttaattgtcATTAAGCGTTGTTACTAAACAACAGAGATTCATCGTTTCACACtcatactttttccttttcctactttttctttttctttctttcttttttttcttttttttatcgattacacgaatcatatacataataatattacgacaGAGTcggattaaattatttaacaattcgCAATCCTTTTTTATCACCTCAACGTAAACATTTTGGGTGCATCGCTGAGTTCATGATTtgtttacttttgtttttacaCGAATCGACAGTGTGTATAGATATTCATGAGAAACGTGTGAAAATTGTTTTCGTAAAAAGAtgcgagggagagagagagagagagagactacgataataacgattatatatatatggctgatattatataataggaGGAAGGTCGAATTGAATCTAGTTTGagttcaaatatatattaaaaaaagaaaaaagaaaaaaaaaagaaaaaaaaataaaaaaaaaaataaaaaaggaaatataaaacTTTGTTCCCTATAGCctttacgaaagaaataaaaacagttATCGAAAATTGCTATATATTAAACTGATCCATTGGCGCATGACCCATGAAATAGATCATATCTTCACTTTTCTATTACATCTTCTACGTAATCGATGTTGCCAAAGTCGAGTAATTGTAAGATGGAAAATTTTACTttctgagaaaaaaaaatggaaaaaaagaaagaaagaaagaaaaaaaaagaagaagaaaaaaagatcctCCTATACTGATGTGTGAATtagtttcatttaatttttttagttCAATGAACTTTTGAAACTCTTtcaatgaattcttttttacagGCCAACAAATATCAATAcatcaatatatatgtatatatacataaaatacgaataattttctatggtcttttacttttcaaatCATGCATTTGATCGACCTCGAAAGTGAGACTGACTTGAATTTGTTCAATATTGAAAGTAGAAACTATTGATCCGAGGTTGTACCGTCACAAgtaatcaatgaatttgaagaAAGAGGTTCGACGTTAAAACGTTTTTTTACGGATGTTGAACATCGTGTTC
This Vespa crabro chromosome 7, iyVesCrab1.2, whole genome shotgun sequence DNA region includes the following protein-coding sequences:
- the LOC124425449 gene encoding centrosomal protein of 120 kDa isoform X2 — translated: MDELGSSNLQIVLSIKEGKGFEQISQPTILIATLNGHSLESDIIEPNSNPQYATDLVWETDKNSLRKMRCGQTPLKLECFALKDHNNKEKIGYILLSIRSAQIIPKSKEVDAKANWHTLLGLKNDLRAQKPELLLSLSIEDREYATSNSLMKKFTEIDMHRNPAGDFEKYTCERIISDHKNITIRPTNCEMQENFIPVKSQLPNSTDYSRNVENYHCFCLDIMLVAIKLSSGPAIQNIEFRFHHPKAEIMSTVHSKMSVFLGEKVKLRDIGCKLHFISTTNEIKQLLVSFPPKISIYDVGGDVKTYIAQFSLDVKQLFHHDKWKYEYEMPLYNPEEIKVGELDIVLNLLDHGPYYRIKQNVSDQNFGPPIIDDSLAYKIVDELETWKERQKEIFRVELKKKEERHLNLLSEEWQRQKENLESKLACSVEQCKMLANNLNKATDDLRTRRLKNLEKEARLIKANEDLHWRYEAKVQELNESLRIMQEESTSKIRIFEEKNASLEARIEPLSIENEKLRQMISKQAEELEVYQKGSLTQDQTATLLQELKTLEEKYNNAQHNKTFFKEEWGKAVREIHRMKREHQQTIQIQIKNSKEELKNLGLEDILCADTTALTNDQILLGQIQKEIDVYKPNSLMKEKHQQILTPITEIFSKNSQTNMKTILHKPEEHDERLQALIEERDSLLKTGSYTNDDTVIVKLNTEIRNLLMNS
- the LOC124425449 gene encoding centrosomal protein of 120 kDa isoform X1 — its product is MDELGSSNLQIVLSIKEGKGFEQISQPTILIATLNGHSLESDIIEPNSNPQYATDLVWETDKNSLRKMRCGQTPLKLECFALKDHNNKEKIGYILLSIRSAQIIPKSKEVDAKANWHTLLGLKNDLRAQKPELLLSLSIEDREYATSNSLMKLDYIQPYDCPTSKTNMITPSLIYEERLIQLGPLNLCNEIFLLNIISNTVIKLDTLLLENSNNDIKENLSIWYYILENDVKLKPFIKDSEKTLVLNEKIVVRIRSSLDTLKSYLLLKPHLNISLKYKDNIVIQKQVNLQPLINDIPDLLQFTNGKTTILNERCYLNQTNIFHPIDIEHDQSYIDLQLKLQYIGSKENLHNYETNQVFTTEDNMALLPINEHNEEYNNTFNQKFTEIDMHRNPAGDFEKYTCERIISDHKNITIRPTNCEMQENFIPVKSQLPNSTDYSRNVENYHCFCLDIMLVAIKLSSGPAIQNIEFRFHHPKAEIMSTVHSKMSVFLGEKVKLRDIGCKLHFISTTNEIKQLLVSFPPKISIYDVGGDVKTYIAQFSLDVKQLFHHDKWKYEYEMPLYNPEEIKVGELDIVLNLLDHGPYYRIKQNVSDQNFGPPIIDDSLAYKIVDELETWKERQKEIFRVELKKKEERHLNLLSEEWQRQKENLESKLACSVEQCKMLANNLNKATDDLRTRRLKNLEKEARLIKANEDLHWRYEAKVQELNESLRIMQEESTSKIRIFEEKNASLEARIEPLSIENEKLRQMISKQAEELEVYQKGSLTQDQTATLLQELKTLEEKYNNAQHNKTFFKEEWGKAVREIHRMKREHQQTIQIQIKNSKEELKNLGLEDILCADTTALTNDQILLGQIQKEIDVYKPNSLMKEKHQQILTPITEIFSKNSQTNMKTILHKPEEHDERLQALIEERDSLLKTGSYTNDDTVIVKLNTEIRNLLMNS